In one Achromobacter spanius genomic region, the following are encoded:
- a CDS encoding AtuA-related protein, which translates to MTHSSNPQAVPLYRLAHSRSGDKGNISNLSLIAWDPECYEVLVAQVTEARVADWFAYRHPARVTRYLIPTLHAMNFVLDGVLDGGVNDALNLDTHGKSLSFRLLDLTVEVSAELARRLPDVPGDRPAAA; encoded by the coding sequence ATGACCCACTCGTCAAACCCGCAGGCCGTGCCGCTATACCGCCTGGCCCACAGCCGTTCCGGCGACAAAGGCAATATTTCCAACTTGAGCCTGATTGCCTGGGACCCCGAATGCTACGAGGTACTGGTGGCGCAAGTGACCGAGGCGCGCGTGGCCGACTGGTTCGCGTACCGCCATCCCGCGCGCGTCACGCGTTATTTGATCCCCACTCTACATGCCATGAACTTTGTGCTGGACGGCGTGCTGGACGGCGGCGTGAATGACGCGCTGAACCTCGACACGCACGGCAAAAGCCTGTCTTTCAGATTGCTGGACCTGACGGTGGAGGTCAGTGCTGAACTGGCGCGCCGGCTGCCAGATGTACCCGGCGACCGTCCCGCGGCCGCCTGA
- a CDS encoding Bug family tripartite tricarboxylate transporter substrate binding protein, with the protein MRISSKGRLALLLAAALPLTALAQSFPTKPITFIVPFAAGSATDQIGRAIGQGVTEQTGQAVVIENKPGASAMIGAAAGARATPDGYTVLITTNTTHAANEHLYKSLTYHPVKDFAPITLLGKGGQIMVVNPSSPAKTVGEFLAQAKKQPGKLSFGSGSSSSRIAGELLQQMAGVQLLHVPYKSNPLAVTDLLGGQIDMMITDTATGLPQVKSGKLRALGVTGTARSPLAPDVPTIAEAGVPGYEMGYWFAAYAPAGTPPDVVKRLNELLVNATKAKPAQQFYAQTGTDAASSTPDELAKFQQAESKKWGEIIKKAGIKPE; encoded by the coding sequence ATGCGTATTTCGTCCAAGGGCCGCCTGGCCCTGTTGCTGGCCGCGGCCCTGCCCTTGACCGCCCTGGCTCAATCGTTCCCCACCAAGCCCATTACCTTCATCGTGCCGTTTGCAGCCGGCAGCGCTACCGACCAGATCGGCCGCGCTATCGGCCAGGGCGTCACCGAGCAAACCGGCCAGGCCGTGGTCATTGAAAACAAGCCGGGCGCCAGCGCGATGATCGGCGCCGCCGCCGGTGCGCGGGCCACACCGGATGGCTATACGGTGTTGATCACCACCAACACTACCCACGCCGCCAATGAGCACCTGTACAAATCGCTGACTTATCACCCGGTGAAGGACTTCGCGCCGATCACCTTGCTGGGCAAAGGCGGCCAGATCATGGTGGTGAACCCCAGCTCGCCGGCCAAGACCGTGGGGGAATTCCTGGCGCAAGCCAAGAAACAGCCGGGCAAGCTGAGCTTTGGCAGCGGCAGTTCCAGCAGCCGCATCGCGGGTGAACTCTTGCAGCAGATGGCCGGTGTGCAACTGCTGCACGTGCCGTACAAGAGCAATCCGCTGGCAGTCACTGATCTGCTGGGCGGCCAGATCGACATGATGATTACCGACACGGCCACCGGCCTGCCGCAAGTCAAATCCGGCAAGCTGCGCGCCCTGGGCGTGACGGGCACGGCGCGCTCGCCGTTGGCCCCGGACGTGCCGACGATTGCCGAAGCAGGAGTACCCGGCTATGAAATGGGCTACTGGTTCGCGGCCTACGCGCCGGCCGGCACACCGCCTGACGTGGTCAAGCGCCTGAACGAACTGCTGGTCAACGCCACCAAGGCCAAGCCGGCCCAGCAGTTCTATGCCCAGACCGGCACCGACGCCGCCAGCTCCACGCCGGACGAATTGGCCAAGTTCCAGCAAGCCGAATCAAAGAAGTGGGGCGAAATCATCAAGAAGGCGGGCATCAAGCCCGAATGA